A genomic region of Vicinamibacterales bacterium contains the following coding sequences:
- a CDS encoding serine/threonine-protein kinase has product MIPPSPRRQTDLSPSDLLEVEAIFSDMSELQPSARGGVLDLRCAGREGIRRELQALLDAHDRLAGFLESPVAAYCEYGAKTGDTIGAYRIVDRIGHGGMGDVFLAERVDGTFEQRVAIKLTRASVRDPESARRFRFERQILASLQYPNIVTLLDGGATPQGDAYLVMEYVAGEPITDYCRRQALGLPARIALLRQVCRAVQHAHQHSIVHRDLKPANILVTDGGVVKVLDFGVAKLLQASNGTSETLTGMMPGPLTPNYASPEQLRGLPVTTACDVYSLGVLAYEVLAGARPYDTTGKPLDQVLAIVLATQPARPSTMGHGGLATGGAAPVYSPGILKGDLDAIVLKAISKEPLRRYGSAGELADDLERYLTKEPVLAREPSLGYLLQRVCARNRALVATAALSMLAIVAALSVAVWQRSVAVTAQARAESRFRDVRHLANALIFKIHDAVAPLPGSTPVRQTIVKEAIGYLEGLERDSARDESLQLELSGAYRQIAGILGDPQRANLGDREGAIQQLERARALALPLARRSDAGFEAVAAFVNSNRQLAMILNLTGQSGRSLELVQEAQTISENAYARRGDPRVRHLLASVLFDHALALLQRDGPASLEYWQKAGAIYETELAEQPDAADRQRNVALVEKYVGGRDEDRGDFHEAARHYDRALDLDLRREAKNGTDRVIRFDVAVDYSNLANMADSDGDLAKAEDLFATSLRIREELAASDPRDALSQLKVGTGAWRLGRVQRHRGRFAEARVSLSRALQVLDAAMRVSNDRAARGEMASALFEMGRLDAAIGKRAAACDDARRAAGLAALQPPLTRYLPGLVTGIEADVAACGSGGPPIAR; this is encoded by the coding sequence ATGATTCCGCCCTCGCCGCGGCGGCAGACCGATCTGAGCCCCTCCGATCTGCTCGAGGTCGAGGCGATCTTCAGTGACATGAGCGAACTTCAGCCTTCGGCGCGAGGCGGCGTGCTCGATCTGCGCTGCGCCGGCCGCGAGGGCATCCGGCGCGAGCTGCAGGCGCTCCTCGACGCGCACGACCGCCTTGCCGGCTTTCTCGAGTCACCGGTCGCCGCCTACTGCGAGTACGGCGCCAAGACTGGTGACACCATCGGTGCGTACCGCATCGTCGACCGGATCGGGCACGGTGGAATGGGCGACGTGTTTCTGGCGGAACGCGTTGATGGCACTTTCGAGCAGCGCGTCGCGATCAAGCTGACACGGGCCTCGGTGCGCGACCCCGAGTCGGCGCGGCGGTTCCGGTTCGAGCGTCAGATTCTGGCGTCACTGCAGTACCCGAACATCGTGACGCTGCTCGACGGCGGCGCCACGCCGCAGGGGGACGCCTACCTGGTCATGGAGTACGTGGCCGGCGAGCCGATCACCGACTATTGCCGGCGTCAGGCACTCGGGCTGCCGGCGCGGATCGCGCTTCTGCGTCAGGTCTGTCGCGCGGTGCAGCACGCGCACCAGCACTCGATCGTGCACCGCGATCTGAAGCCCGCCAATATCCTGGTGACGGACGGGGGTGTCGTCAAGGTGCTGGACTTCGGCGTCGCCAAGCTGCTGCAAGCCTCGAACGGGACGAGCGAGACGCTGACCGGCATGATGCCAGGCCCCCTGACGCCGAACTACGCGAGCCCCGAGCAGCTGCGCGGACTGCCGGTGACCACCGCCTGCGACGTCTATTCGCTGGGCGTTCTGGCCTACGAAGTCCTGGCCGGCGCCCGCCCGTACGACACCACCGGCAAGCCGCTCGACCAGGTGCTCGCGATCGTGCTCGCGACGCAGCCGGCGCGCCCGAGCACCATGGGGCACGGCGGCCTGGCGACCGGCGGCGCCGCGCCGGTCTATTCTCCCGGGATCCTCAAGGGGGATCTCGACGCGATCGTGCTGAAGGCGATCAGCAAGGAACCCCTGCGGCGCTACGGTTCCGCCGGCGAGCTGGCGGACGATCTGGAGCGATACCTGACGAAGGAGCCGGTCCTGGCGCGCGAGCCGTCCCTCGGCTATCTGCTCCAGCGCGTCTGCGCCCGTAATCGCGCGCTGGTGGCGACGGCGGCGCTGTCGATGCTGGCGATCGTCGCGGCGCTGAGCGTCGCCGTGTGGCAGCGAAGTGTCGCCGTGACGGCGCAGGCGCGCGCCGAGTCCCGCTTCCGCGACGTGCGTCATCTGGCCAACGCGCTGATCTTCAAGATCCACGACGCGGTCGCGCCGCTGCCTGGATCGACGCCGGTGCGGCAGACGATCGTCAAGGAAGCGATCGGCTACCTCGAAGGACTCGAGCGCGATTCCGCGCGCGACGAATCGCTGCAGCTCGAGCTGTCGGGCGCCTACCGGCAGATCGCCGGGATCCTCGGCGACCCGCAACGCGCCAATCTCGGCGACCGCGAAGGCGCGATCCAGCAGCTCGAACGGGCGCGCGCGCTGGCGCTGCCGCTGGCGCGCCGATCCGACGCCGGCTTCGAGGCGGTGGCCGCGTTCGTCAACAGCAATCGGCAGCTCGCCATGATCCTCAACCTGACCGGGCAGTCCGGCCGCTCGCTGGAACTCGTGCAGGAGGCCCAGACGATCAGCGAGAACGCCTATGCGCGCCGCGGCGATCCGCGAGTCCGGCACCTGCTTGCGTCGGTCCTGTTCGATCACGCCCTCGCCCTTCTGCAGCGCGATGGCCCCGCGTCGCTCGAATACTGGCAGAAAGCCGGCGCGATTTACGAAACGGAGCTGGCCGAGCAGCCCGACGCGGCCGACCGGCAGCGCAACGTGGCGCTCGTCGAGAAATACGTCGGCGGCCGCGACGAGGACCGCGGCGATTTCCACGAGGCGGCGCGCCACTATGACCGGGCGCTCGATCTGGATCTCCGCCGCGAGGCGAAGAACGGGACCGACCGCGTCATCCGCTTCGACGTGGCGGTTGATTACTCCAACCTCGCGAACATGGCCGACTCGGACGGCGACCTGGCGAAGGCCGAAGATCTGTTTGCGACCTCTCTCCGGATCCGCGAGGAGCTGGCCGCGTCGGACCCGCGGGACGCGCTGTCGCAGCTGAAGGTGGGCACGGGCGCCTGGCGTCTCGGGCGCGTGCAGCGCCACCGCGGCCGCTTCGCCGAGGCGCGGGTGTCGCTGAGCCGCGCGCTCCAGGTGCTCGACGCGGCGATGCGTGTCTCGAACGACCGCGCGGCGCGCGGCGAAATGGCTTCGGCACTGTTCGAAATGGGGCGCCTCGATGCGGCGATCGGGAAACGCGCCGCCGCGTGCGACGATGCGCGGCGGGCCGCCGGGCTCGCTGCGCTGCAACCCCCGCTCACGCGCTACCTGCCCGGGCTCGTCACCGGCATCGAGGCAGACGTCGCCGCCTGCGGTTCGGGCGGCCCGCCGATCGCGCGCTGA
- a CDS encoding HNH endonuclease, producing the protein MSTRRARVVTADQWGVPERDELGHAVCRWCRRPVLPPRRTFCGDACVREWKIRSSPWYVRREVKKRDKGVCRLCGTNVIKAHREWRRAQPPAGERNARKAWRAARPRWEADHIVPVADGGGECGLENYRLLCRACHVRVTIAWRAARTAGHQRAIGGPPEPQAATSASMPVTSPGR; encoded by the coding sequence GTGTCCACTCGCCGCGCCCGTGTCGTTACCGCCGATCAGTGGGGGGTCCCCGAACGGGACGAGCTGGGACACGCCGTGTGCCGCTGGTGCCGGCGGCCGGTGCTGCCGCCACGGCGCACGTTCTGCGGCGACGCGTGCGTGCGCGAGTGGAAGATCCGCAGCAGCCCCTGGTACGTGCGGCGCGAGGTGAAGAAGCGCGACAAGGGCGTATGCCGCTTGTGCGGCACCAACGTGATCAAGGCGCACCGTGAGTGGCGGCGCGCCCAGCCGCCCGCCGGGGAGCGGAATGCGCGGAAGGCCTGGCGCGCGGCGCGGCCACGCTGGGAGGCCGACCACATCGTCCCGGTCGCCGACGGCGGCGGCGAATGCGGTCTCGAGAACTACCGGCTGCTGTGCCGCGCCTGCCACGTGCGCGTGACGATTGCATGGCGCGCGGCGCGCACCGCCGGGCATCAGCGCGCGATCGGCGGGCCGCCCGAACCGCAGGCGGCGACGTCTGCCTCGATGCCGGTGACGAGCCCGGGCAGGTAG
- a CDS encoding cation diffusion facilitator family transporter, with protein sequence MADGTRQGVLIHPRHRAVARVLTRVLFFNLAVAAAKLVLGYATGAVSVVSDGYHSLADSTSNIVGLVGLQASFKPPDADHPYGHRKFETLAAGGIFVFLVLAVFEIGRSALKRLGSPAPPEVTWLSFAVMLATLVINVAIVKYESKEGGRLNSEILRADALHTRSDVFSTIGVLVSLAAVWAGYPLFDPLSGVAIAIVIARTSYEIARDATSVLSDRMVIDEEVIRSVVMGVPEVLGCHHIRTRGSLDYVFLDLHVWLPPESPLRDAHRLSHVVKDRLMERFPQIADAIIHIEPPPTER encoded by the coding sequence GTGGCCGATGGGACACGCCAGGGTGTTCTGATTCACCCGCGTCATCGTGCGGTTGCCCGCGTCCTGACGCGGGTCCTCTTCTTCAATCTCGCCGTGGCGGCGGCCAAGCTGGTGCTCGGCTACGCGACGGGCGCCGTCAGCGTCGTGTCCGACGGCTACCACTCGCTGGCCGATTCCACCTCCAACATCGTCGGGCTGGTGGGACTGCAGGCGTCGTTCAAGCCGCCCGACGCCGACCATCCGTACGGTCACCGCAAGTTCGAGACGCTGGCGGCCGGCGGGATCTTCGTCTTTCTCGTCCTCGCCGTTTTCGAGATCGGCCGATCGGCGCTCAAGCGTCTTGGCTCGCCCGCCCCGCCCGAGGTCACCTGGCTGAGCTTTGCGGTCATGCTCGCAACGCTCGTGATCAACGTGGCGATCGTCAAGTACGAGTCAAAAGAAGGGGGCCGGCTGAACAGCGAGATCCTGCGCGCCGACGCGCTGCACACGCGGAGCGACGTCTTCTCGACGATCGGCGTCCTCGTCTCGCTGGCCGCCGTCTGGGCGGGCTATCCGCTGTTCGATCCGCTCAGCGGCGTCGCCATCGCGATCGTGATCGCGCGCACTTCCTACGAGATCGCGCGCGACGCGACGAGCGTCCTGTCCGATCGGATGGTGATCGACGAGGAGGTGATTCGCAGCGTGGTGATGGGGGTGCCGGAGGTGCTCGGCTGCCACCACATCCGCACGCGCGGCTCGCTCGACTACGTGTTCCTCGATCTGCACGTCTGGCTGCCGCCCGAGTCGCCGCTGCGCGACGCGCACCGGCTCTCGCACGTCGTCAAGGACCGGCTGATGGAGCGGTTTCCGCAGATTGCGGATGCGATTATCCATATCGAGCCGCCGCCGACGGAGCGGTGA
- the lepB gene encoding signal peptidase I, producing MNDSHDHDPYSAPAPEPVEPQRFDTQPVAQPAAERILTADPLLPSDPAAAVAASNDRLAIDGTSVWLNRLGEELVAWLKTLASAAVYATLIVTFGFQVARVEGMSMAPTLQDQDRLIVNKLAYRIGDPKVGDIVMLYYPLKPEKSFVKRIIAEEGDQVRIVDGRVFRNDVPLDDSFVPQEFKSHDDWGPQVIPEGYYFVMGDHRNNSSDSRHWGFVPKKYIIGKVQLRWWPMGHARVF from the coding sequence ATGAACGACAGCCACGATCACGACCCGTATTCCGCTCCCGCGCCGGAACCCGTCGAACCGCAGCGGTTCGACACCCAACCGGTGGCTCAGCCGGCTGCCGAACGGATCCTCACGGCCGATCCGCTGCTGCCCTCCGATCCGGCGGCGGCGGTTGCGGCGTCCAACGACCGGCTCGCGATCGATGGCACGTCGGTGTGGCTCAATCGGCTCGGCGAGGAACTGGTGGCGTGGCTGAAGACGCTGGCCTCGGCCGCCGTCTACGCGACCCTGATCGTCACCTTCGGATTCCAGGTGGCGCGCGTCGAGGGGATGAGCATGGCCCCCACCCTGCAGGACCAGGATCGGCTGATCGTCAACAAGCTCGCCTATCGCATCGGCGATCCCAAGGTGGGCGACATCGTGATGCTCTACTACCCGCTCAAGCCCGAGAAGTCGTTCGTCAAGCGGATCATCGCCGAGGAAGGCGACCAGGTGCGCATCGTCGACGGGCGGGTGTTCCGCAACGACGTGCCGCTCGACGACAGTTTCGTGCCGCAGGAGTTCAAGAGCCACGACGACTGGGGGCCGCAGGTCATCCCCGAGGGTTACTACTTCGTGATGGGCGACCATCGCAACAACAGCTCCGACAGCCGCCACTGGGGCTTCGTGCCCAAGAAGTACATCATCGGCAAGGTGCAGCTGCGCTGGTGGCCGATGGGACACGCCAGGGTGTTCTGA
- a CDS encoding LytTR family DNA-binding domain-containing protein has translation MSPQPGDLKTIVVDDEQLARDELRYLLEELGGVEIVAQAGNGVEALRVIEEYQPDLVMLDIQMPGLTGFEVARRVFEAGLECQLVFVTAYDQYAIDAFEVNAVDYLLKPVEPERLATAVERVRRRMAAEKPRKEAELEPLLQMLADRQARREQLAIKIEDRFLLVQADEVVHASVEDDQIRVVTNSLSGTSNYRTLDELQTRLDPAVFWRVHRSHLVNINKIKEIVPWFSRNYILKMRDAKGTEIPVSRSQTRRLRDYLKL, from the coding sequence GTGAGTCCGCAACCCGGCGACCTCAAGACCATCGTCGTCGACGACGAACAGCTAGCGCGGGATGAGCTGCGCTATCTGCTCGAGGAGCTCGGCGGGGTCGAGATCGTGGCGCAAGCCGGTAACGGCGTGGAGGCGCTGCGCGTAATAGAAGAATATCAGCCGGATCTGGTGATGCTGGACATCCAGATGCCCGGCTTGACCGGGTTCGAGGTGGCGCGGCGCGTCTTCGAAGCCGGCCTGGAGTGTCAACTGGTGTTCGTAACGGCCTACGACCAGTACGCCATCGACGCGTTCGAAGTGAACGCGGTCGACTACCTGCTCAAGCCTGTCGAGCCAGAGCGGCTCGCCACGGCGGTCGAACGCGTCCGGCGGCGGATGGCCGCGGAAAAGCCGCGGAAGGAGGCCGAGCTGGAGCCGCTGCTGCAGATGCTGGCCGATCGCCAGGCGCGGCGCGAGCAGCTGGCCATCAAGATCGAGGATCGTTTCCTGCTGGTACAGGCCGATGAGGTGGTCCACGCCTCCGTCGAGGACGACCAGATCCGGGTCGTAACGAATAGCTTGTCTGGAACGTCCAACTATCGGACACTGGATGAATTGCAGACGCGTCTGGACCCGGCCGTCTTCTGGCGTGTCCACCGGTCGCATCTCGTGAACATCAACAAGATCAAGGAGATCGTTCCCTGGTTCAGTCGTAACTACATCCTGAAGATGCGGGATGCCAAGGGGACCGAAATCCCCGTCAGCCGTTCGCAGACGCGGCGGCTACGGGACTATTTGAAGTTATGA
- a CDS encoding histidine kinase, which produces MPTHLVSGQVLLFTLMAKLAVGAIVATMLVRFPWFRRILLTENRDWPARLVFAASLGLPLTAGVVSRLILNYQAADLTLAGAFLAGLLAGPYAGAIVGVMIGLPPVFAPVSEWGALPFAIGCGFAGGGLREICPKEAIWHFSPFFFMGLPRHVWRLVRRFEIDWVVILLGVPIGLELIAQAVGAHWPSRLFVLETTTWGLRIAVLVATVMSIAIPIKIWNSARVEHRLQEQEKLLMASRLDALTSQINPHFLFNTLASISSLIRSEPEKARTLIVKLSGLLRRLLRSQEHFVTLREELAAVDEYLDIESIRFGPQLKIEKHIDPATLDLVVPSMMLQPIIENSIKHGLAQKMGEGRITIRSLREREHALIDVIDNGIGIASEESGRVKGTGIGLRNVNERLHVIYGANYQLQLDSVPGEYTCVRIVIPHIGIAQRGIA; this is translated from the coding sequence ATGCCTACTCATCTCGTCAGCGGCCAGGTGCTGCTCTTCACGCTGATGGCCAAGCTCGCCGTGGGCGCGATCGTGGCGACGATGCTGGTGCGTTTTCCGTGGTTCCGCCGCATCCTGCTGACCGAGAACAGGGACTGGCCGGCCCGCCTCGTCTTTGCGGCTAGTCTCGGCCTGCCGCTGACCGCCGGGGTGGTCTCGCGCCTGATCCTGAACTATCAGGCCGCCGACCTGACCCTGGCCGGCGCCTTCCTTGCGGGGCTGCTGGCCGGGCCCTATGCCGGCGCCATCGTCGGCGTCATGATCGGCCTGCCGCCGGTCTTCGCGCCGGTCTCCGAGTGGGGCGCCCTGCCCTTCGCGATCGGATGCGGGTTCGCCGGCGGCGGCCTGCGCGAGATCTGTCCCAAGGAGGCGATCTGGCACTTCTCGCCATTCTTCTTCATGGGACTGCCGCGTCACGTCTGGCGGCTGGTACGCCGCTTCGAGATCGACTGGGTCGTCATCCTGCTCGGCGTGCCGATCGGCCTCGAGCTCATCGCGCAGGCGGTCGGCGCGCACTGGCCGTCGCGCTTGTTCGTGCTGGAGACGACGACCTGGGGCCTGCGCATCGCCGTGCTCGTCGCCACCGTGATGTCGATCGCCATTCCGATCAAGATCTGGAACAGCGCGCGCGTCGAGCACCGGCTCCAGGAGCAGGAGAAGCTCCTGATGGCATCGCGGCTCGATGCGTTGACCAGTCAGATCAACCCGCACTTCCTCTTCAACACGCTCGCCTCGATCTCCTCGCTCATCCGCTCGGAGCCCGAGAAGGCGCGCACGCTCATCGTGAAGCTGTCGGGCCTGCTGCGGCGGCTGCTGCGCAGCCAGGAGCATTTCGTCACGCTGCGCGAGGAGCTGGCGGCCGTCGACGAATACCTCGACATCGAGAGCATCCGGTTCGGGCCGCAGCTCAAGATCGAGAAGCACATCGATCCGGCGACACTCGACCTGGTCGTGCCCAGCATGATGCTGCAGCCGATCATCGAGAACTCGATCAAGCACGGGCTCGCGCAGAAGATGGGCGAGGGGCGGATCACGATCCGCAGCCTGCGCGAGCGCGAGCACGCGCTCATCGACGTCATCGACAACGGCATCGGCATCGCCTCCGAAGAGTCGGGGCGCGTCAAGGGCACGGGCATCGGGCTGCGCAACGTCAACGAGCGCCTCCACGTCATCTATGGCGCCAATTACCAGCTCCAGCTGGACAGCGTGCCCGGTGAGTACACCTGCGTGCGGATCGTCATCCCGCACATCGGCATCGCGCAGCGGGGCATCGCGTGA
- a CDS encoding NADH-quinone oxidoreductase subunit I, giving the protein MIGPMITGFATTLKHFFQPKITVNYPEQKIPVFPKWRGKQVLMRDEHGLEKCVACGLCAVACPADAIYLEAAENNGTVQAGPRYAKVYQIHKTRCIFCGMCEEACPVSAIFMGKDYELAVYSNKDFIWDKTDLLVPAGTSR; this is encoded by the coding sequence ATGATCGGTCCGATGATCACCGGCTTCGCCACCACGCTGAAGCATTTCTTCCAGCCGAAAATCACGGTCAACTACCCGGAACAGAAGATCCCCGTCTTTCCGAAGTGGCGCGGCAAGCAGGTGCTGATGCGCGACGAGCACGGACTCGAGAAGTGCGTCGCGTGCGGCCTGTGCGCAGTCGCCTGTCCGGCCGACGCCATCTACCTCGAGGCGGCGGAAAACAACGGGACAGTGCAGGCGGGTCCTCGCTACGCGAAGGTCTACCAGATCCACAAGACGCGCTGCATCTTCTGCGGGATGTGCGAAGAGGCGTGCCCGGTCTCCGCGATTTTCATGGGGAAAGACTACGAGCTGGCGGTCTACAGCAACAAGGATTTCATCTGGGACAAGACCGACCTGCTCGTACCTGCCGGCACGAGCCGGTGA
- a CDS encoding metallophosphoesterase family protein, whose translation MRFGALGDIHGDFEAARRIVARHPEVPAWLCVGDVASHAGAYESIGAPLYWIHGNNDNLDAIAAGALPTGYVYVHSGTSVDAGMRVAGLGGTFAPTWYETPAKDLPHPVKGSVRATELADKRRHFVRAQVEACQRLRDIDVFLTHEAAAPFRPYAGERGPDAGKRPINDVLSAMQPRLHLFGHHHRASDQIREGVRSIGLDLVSRSYLLIDSKSLNIDMLTL comes from the coding sequence ATGCGCTTCGGCGCGTTAGGCGACATCCACGGCGATTTCGAGGCGGCGCGGCGGATTGTCGCCCGACACCCCGAGGTGCCGGCTTGGCTGTGCGTGGGTGACGTGGCGAGCCACGCGGGCGCGTACGAGTCCATCGGCGCGCCGCTCTACTGGATTCACGGCAACAACGACAACTTGGACGCCATCGCAGCGGGCGCCCTCCCGACAGGCTATGTCTACGTCCACAGCGGCACCAGCGTAGACGCGGGCATGCGGGTCGCGGGCCTCGGCGGGACGTTCGCGCCGACGTGGTACGAAACGCCAGCGAAGGATCTGCCGCACCCGGTGAAGGGCAGCGTCCGCGCCACTGAGCTCGCCGACAAGAGGCGGCATTTCGTCCGGGCCCAGGTCGAGGCCTGCCAGCGACTGCGCGACATCGACGTGTTCCTGACCCATGAGGCGGCGGCGCCGTTCCGTCCGTATGCCGGCGAGCGCGGCCCTGATGCGGGCAAACGCCCGATCAACGATGTGCTGTCGGCCATGCAGCCGCGGCTGCACCTCTTCGGGCACCACCATCGCGCTTCTGACCAGATACGGGAAGGTGTCAGGTCGATCGGACTAGACCTGGTTTCGCGATCCTACCTGCTGATCGACTCCAAGTCATTGAATATAGACATGTTAACTCTCTAG
- a CDS encoding LuxR C-terminal-related transcriptional regulator gives MSTPQLPESTLQPRLTPREQDLVRAILEGLPNKEIARRLGISVQTVKNGLGPVFDKYRVTSRLELAIRAAPKPS, from the coding sequence TTGTCCACCCCCCAATTGCCAGAATCGACGTTACAACCGAGGCTCACGCCACGCGAGCAGGATCTCGTCCGCGCGATACTCGAGGGCCTGCCGAACAAGGAAATCGCCCGGCGGCTGGGCATCAGCGTCCAGACCGTGAAGAACGGCCTCGGACCCGTCTTTGACAAGTACCGCGTCACGAGCCGTCTCGAGCTCGCGATCCGGGCCGCGCCCAAACCGTCCTGA
- a CDS encoding bifunctional homocysteine S-methyltransferase/methylenetetrahydrofolate reductase, whose product MSRPSFLEALESRVLVCDGAMGTMLYARGIFLNRSFDELNLTQPDLVAEVHQAYVRAGADVIETNTFGANRVKLGAFGLADRVHAINVQGARIVRHAARDQAFVAGAIGPLGIRIEPWGRTGVDEAEEYFREQARALIEGGVDLFVLETFRDVNEIGAAIRAVRSLGTLPIVAQMTTEEDGNSLDGVAPETFVPELEQRGADVIGLNCSVGPAAMLETLERMARVAQVKLSAQPNAGKPREIEGRNLYLCSPDYMASYARRFINAGVRLVGGCCGTTPDHIRAIKVAVRSLAPGATRKDGRGAAAPSAAAAAPPVPRGQKSRMAHSLVRGGFVVSVELAPPRGFQSDQLVEHAKRLKIHGVDLVNVPDSPHVTARMSALAAACLVQQHAGVETILHYASRSRTLLALQSDLLGAHSMGVRNVLLVTGDPPKVGDYPDATAVSEVDAIGLVNAVARLNTGLDIGGQAIGSPTAFHIGVAVNPGALSLDEELRRFAYKVQAGAEFAITQPVFDAAEFRAFLDRVGAFDIPIIAGLMPLESLRHAEFLANEVPGVRVPEAVVERMRRAEAEGRAAEEGLAIVREVASEIRPFVRGVQISTGPKAIDTALGLIEAVGA is encoded by the coding sequence GTGTCCCGCCCGTCATTTCTCGAAGCCCTCGAATCGCGTGTGCTCGTTTGTGACGGGGCCATGGGGACGATGCTCTACGCCCGCGGCATCTTCCTGAACCGCTCGTTCGACGAACTCAACCTGACGCAGCCTGATCTGGTCGCCGAAGTGCATCAGGCATACGTGCGTGCCGGCGCGGACGTCATCGAAACCAACACGTTCGGCGCCAACCGGGTGAAGCTGGGGGCGTTCGGCCTCGCCGATCGCGTGCACGCGATCAACGTCCAGGGAGCGCGGATCGTCCGCCACGCCGCGCGCGATCAGGCGTTCGTCGCCGGCGCGATCGGGCCGCTTGGCATTCGTATCGAGCCGTGGGGCAGGACCGGAGTCGACGAGGCCGAGGAATACTTTCGCGAGCAGGCGCGGGCGCTGATCGAAGGCGGCGTCGACCTGTTCGTTTTGGAGACGTTCCGCGACGTCAACGAGATCGGCGCCGCGATTCGCGCCGTCCGCAGTCTGGGCACCCTCCCGATCGTCGCGCAGATGACGACGGAGGAGGACGGCAACAGCCTCGACGGGGTGGCGCCGGAGACGTTCGTTCCCGAACTGGAGCAGCGCGGCGCCGACGTCATCGGCCTGAACTGCAGCGTCGGGCCGGCGGCGATGCTCGAGACGCTCGAGCGGATGGCGCGGGTCGCGCAGGTGAAGCTATCGGCGCAGCCGAACGCCGGCAAGCCGCGCGAGATCGAAGGCCGCAATCTCTACCTCTGCTCGCCCGACTACATGGCCTCGTACGCGCGGCGTTTCATCAACGCCGGCGTGCGTCTGGTCGGCGGCTGCTGCGGCACGACGCCGGATCATATCCGCGCGATCAAGGTGGCGGTACGCTCGCTGGCGCCGGGGGCGACGCGCAAGGATGGCCGCGGCGCGGCCGCGCCGTCGGCGGCGGCGGCCGCGCCGCCGGTTCCACGCGGTCAGAAGTCGCGGATGGCGCATTCCCTCGTGCGCGGCGGGTTCGTCGTCAGCGTCGAACTGGCGCCCCCCCGCGGCTTCCAGTCGGACCAGCTCGTCGAACACGCGAAGCGGCTCAAGATCCATGGGGTCGACCTGGTCAACGTGCCCGACAGTCCGCACGTCACCGCCCGCATGAGCGCGCTCGCCGCCGCCTGCCTAGTGCAGCAGCACGCCGGGGTGGAGACGATCCTCCACTACGCCTCGCGCAGCCGCACGCTGCTGGCGCTGCAGTCGGACCTGCTCGGCGCGCACTCGATGGGCGTACGCAACGTGCTGCTGGTCACCGGCGATCCGCCGAAGGTCGGCGATTACCCCGACGCGACCGCCGTCTCGGAAGTGGATGCGATCGGCCTCGTCAACGCGGTCGCGCGCCTGAACACCGGCCTCGACATCGGCGGCCAGGCGATCGGCAGTCCGACGGCGTTCCACATCGGCGTGGCGGTCAACCCCGGCGCGCTGAGCCTGGATGAGGAGCTGCGGCGCTTCGCGTACAAGGTGCAGGCCGGCGCCGAGTTCGCGATCACGCAGCCGGTCTTCGATGCCGCGGAGTTCCGCGCATTTCTGGACCGCGTCGGCGCGTTCGACATTCCGATCATTGCCGGGTTGATGCCGCTCGAGAGCCTCCGTCATGCGGAGTTCCTGGCCAACGAGGTTCCCGGCGTACGCGTGCCCGAGGCCGTCGTCGAGCGTATGCGGCGTGCGGAGGCGGAGGGGCGGGCGGCCGAGGAAGGGCTCGCCATCGTGCGTGAAGTGGCCTCAGAGATCCGGCCGTTCGTCCGCGGCGTGCAGATCTCGACGGGTCCGAAGGCGATCGACACGGCCCTGGGCCTCATCGAGGCCGTCGGCGCCTAG